The proteins below come from a single Ptychodera flava strain L36383 chromosome 6, AS_Pfla_20210202, whole genome shotgun sequence genomic window:
- the LOC139135765 gene encoding uncharacterized protein isoform X1, which translates to MFHLPFQGVKRTDDIIQHIGKVGYVALAPAGMLSIPSRSSPTRTNLPKVPYSREFSRNVEADDGNQDTTTEVLLDGKDDALPMASTSSYDPNSCQDPLLSDYDFYSSDPGEHVRAIFERLVGGLAEQKTVPVILDFLDTLSSSDLYCQVVQRLAEGGLEYCLSRLMDKWDQVFTEDTSRNDAEVEVLNVIRLLWTMGPYATVLRRISGLKEDLFPIFNELLQRGLRLLHRLENDDERMRQVILFEQPTISILQNCLLVAGRQEDVHILCHIGLIETIVEVLRRSRDRTTGEACVKSLLFIAEYGPLAAMVTLRDCYVIRALMKFWDLILRENAQRSVRPVAPLGLMIARIAQLLGQPETVHCSLVAKLPREKRLTLKCTDFKMITWCSYAECGRCQRDFRERFKVCSLCKICRYCSESCQKLHWDAGHKQECFQIGTLPRHFTDTTDDSCDDECYDDDADDNE; encoded by the exons ATGTTCCATCTGCCATTTCAAGGCGTTAAAAGGACAGACGATATCATACAGCATATCGGCAAAGTCGGCTACGTCGCTTTGGCGCCCGCAG GTATGTTGTCCATACCGTCGAGAAGCAGTCCGACCCGGACTAACTTGCCGAAGGTACCATACTCGCGGGAATTCAGCAGAAATGTAGAAGCAGACGACGGTAACCAGGACACCACAACAGAGGTACTGCTGGACGGCAAAGACGATGCATTACCAATGGCGTCAACGAGTTCATATGACCCAAATAGTTGTCAAGACCCTCTGCTTTCGGACTACGATTTTTACTCCTCCGATCCCGGGGAACACGTCAGGGCGATCTTTGAACGCTTGGTCGGTGGTTTAGCGGAACAAAAGACGGTGCCGGTTATCCTTGACTTTTTGGATACGCTGTCCTCGTCAGACTTGTACTGTCAGGTCGTTCAGCGCCTCGCCGAAGGGGGCTTGGAATATTGCTTATCCCGACTCATGGACAAATGGGATCAAGTCTTTACTGAGGATACTTCAAGGAATGATGCCGAGGTTGAAGTATTGAATGTTATCAGGTTGCTATGGACGATGGGACCTTACGCAACGGTGTTGAGGAGGATTTCCGGACTCAAGGAGGACCTTTTTCCGATTTTCAACGAACTTTTACAGAGAGGTTTAAGGTTACTCCATCGATtggaaaatgatgatgaaaggATGAGACAAGTGATACTCTTCGAACAACCGACGATATCAATCTTGCAAAATTGTTTATTAGTGGCGGGACGCCAAGAGGATGTGCATATTCTGTGCCACATCGGTCTTATAGAAACCATTGTGGAAGTGTTGAGGCGAAGCCGGGACAGAACCACGGGAGAGGCGTGTGTCAAATCGCTTTTGTTTATCGCCGAATACGGACCTTTGGCCGCCATGGTAACTTTGAGGGACTGTTATGTTATACGCGCCCTGATGAAATTCTGGGACTTGATATTACGCGAGAACGCACAGCGGTCGGTTCGGCCGGTAGCGCCCCTTGGGCTGATGATAGCCAGGATAGCCCAGTTGCTAGGGCAACCAGAAACAGTCCATTGCAGCTTGGTTGCTAAGCTGCCGCGGGAGAAAAGACTCACTTTGAAATGCACGGACttcaaaatgatcacttggtgcTCCTACGCCGAATGCGGCCGCTGTCAGAGGGACTTCAGAGAACGCTTCAAAGTGTGTTCCCTATGCAAAATCTGTCGGTACTGTTCCGAGAGCTGCCAAAAATTACACTGGGACGCCGGACACAAACAGGAATGCTTCCAAATAGGCACTCTACCTCGACATTTCACTGATACTACGGATGATTCCTGCGACGATGAATGTTATGACGATGATGCCGATGACAATGAGTGA
- the LOC139135765 gene encoding uncharacterized protein isoform X2, producing MFHHSLPSDSYPRTCKGMLSIPSRSSPTRTNLPKVPYSREFSRNVEADDGNQDTTTEVLLDGKDDALPMASTSSYDPNSCQDPLLSDYDFYSSDPGEHVRAIFERLVGGLAEQKTVPVILDFLDTLSSSDLYCQVVQRLAEGGLEYCLSRLMDKWDQVFTEDTSRNDAEVEVLNVIRLLWTMGPYATVLRRISGLKEDLFPIFNELLQRGLRLLHRLENDDERMRQVILFEQPTISILQNCLLVAGRQEDVHILCHIGLIETIVEVLRRSRDRTTGEACVKSLLFIAEYGPLAAMVTLRDCYVIRALMKFWDLILRENAQRSVRPVAPLGLMIARIAQLLGQPETVHCSLVAKLPREKRLTLKCTDFKMITWCSYAECGRCQRDFRERFKVCSLCKICRYCSESCQKLHWDAGHKQECFQIGTLPRHFTDTTDDSCDDECYDDDADDNE from the coding sequence GTATGTTGTCCATACCGTCGAGAAGCAGTCCGACCCGGACTAACTTGCCGAAGGTACCATACTCGCGGGAATTCAGCAGAAATGTAGAAGCAGACGACGGTAACCAGGACACCACAACAGAGGTACTGCTGGACGGCAAAGACGATGCATTACCAATGGCGTCAACGAGTTCATATGACCCAAATAGTTGTCAAGACCCTCTGCTTTCGGACTACGATTTTTACTCCTCCGATCCCGGGGAACACGTCAGGGCGATCTTTGAACGCTTGGTCGGTGGTTTAGCGGAACAAAAGACGGTGCCGGTTATCCTTGACTTTTTGGATACGCTGTCCTCGTCAGACTTGTACTGTCAGGTCGTTCAGCGCCTCGCCGAAGGGGGCTTGGAATATTGCTTATCCCGACTCATGGACAAATGGGATCAAGTCTTTACTGAGGATACTTCAAGGAATGATGCCGAGGTTGAAGTATTGAATGTTATCAGGTTGCTATGGACGATGGGACCTTACGCAACGGTGTTGAGGAGGATTTCCGGACTCAAGGAGGACCTTTTTCCGATTTTCAACGAACTTTTACAGAGAGGTTTAAGGTTACTCCATCGATtggaaaatgatgatgaaaggATGAGACAAGTGATACTCTTCGAACAACCGACGATATCAATCTTGCAAAATTGTTTATTAGTGGCGGGACGCCAAGAGGATGTGCATATTCTGTGCCACATCGGTCTTATAGAAACCATTGTGGAAGTGTTGAGGCGAAGCCGGGACAGAACCACGGGAGAGGCGTGTGTCAAATCGCTTTTGTTTATCGCCGAATACGGACCTTTGGCCGCCATGGTAACTTTGAGGGACTGTTATGTTATACGCGCCCTGATGAAATTCTGGGACTTGATATTACGCGAGAACGCACAGCGGTCGGTTCGGCCGGTAGCGCCCCTTGGGCTGATGATAGCCAGGATAGCCCAGTTGCTAGGGCAACCAGAAACAGTCCATTGCAGCTTGGTTGCTAAGCTGCCGCGGGAGAAAAGACTCACTTTGAAATGCACGGACttcaaaatgatcacttggtgcTCCTACGCCGAATGCGGCCGCTGTCAGAGGGACTTCAGAGAACGCTTCAAAGTGTGTTCCCTATGCAAAATCTGTCGGTACTGTTCCGAGAGCTGCCAAAAATTACACTGGGACGCCGGACACAAACAGGAATGCTTCCAAATAGGCACTCTACCTCGACATTTCACTGATACTACGGATGATTCCTGCGACGATGAATGTTATGACGATGATGCCGATGACAATGAGTGA
- the LOC139135765 gene encoding uncharacterized protein isoform X5: MLHKGMLSIPSRSSPTRTNLPKVPYSREFSRNVEADDGNQDTTTEVLLDGKDDALPMASTSSYDPNSCQDPLLSDYDFYSSDPGEHVRAIFERLVGGLAEQKTVPVILDFLDTLSSSDLYCQVVQRLAEGGLEYCLSRLMDKWDQVFTEDTSRNDAEVEVLNVIRLLWTMGPYATVLRRISGLKEDLFPIFNELLQRGLRLLHRLENDDERMRQVILFEQPTISILQNCLLVAGRQEDVHILCHIGLIETIVEVLRRSRDRTTGEACVKSLLFIAEYGPLAAMVTLRDCYVIRALMKFWDLILRENAQRSVRPVAPLGLMIARIAQLLGQPETVHCSLVAKLPREKRLTLKCTDFKMITWCSYAECGRCQRDFRERFKVCSLCKICRYCSESCQKLHWDAGHKQECFQIGTLPRHFTDTTDDSCDDECYDDDADDNE; this comes from the coding sequence GTATGTTGTCCATACCGTCGAGAAGCAGTCCGACCCGGACTAACTTGCCGAAGGTACCATACTCGCGGGAATTCAGCAGAAATGTAGAAGCAGACGACGGTAACCAGGACACCACAACAGAGGTACTGCTGGACGGCAAAGACGATGCATTACCAATGGCGTCAACGAGTTCATATGACCCAAATAGTTGTCAAGACCCTCTGCTTTCGGACTACGATTTTTACTCCTCCGATCCCGGGGAACACGTCAGGGCGATCTTTGAACGCTTGGTCGGTGGTTTAGCGGAACAAAAGACGGTGCCGGTTATCCTTGACTTTTTGGATACGCTGTCCTCGTCAGACTTGTACTGTCAGGTCGTTCAGCGCCTCGCCGAAGGGGGCTTGGAATATTGCTTATCCCGACTCATGGACAAATGGGATCAAGTCTTTACTGAGGATACTTCAAGGAATGATGCCGAGGTTGAAGTATTGAATGTTATCAGGTTGCTATGGACGATGGGACCTTACGCAACGGTGTTGAGGAGGATTTCCGGACTCAAGGAGGACCTTTTTCCGATTTTCAACGAACTTTTACAGAGAGGTTTAAGGTTACTCCATCGATtggaaaatgatgatgaaaggATGAGACAAGTGATACTCTTCGAACAACCGACGATATCAATCTTGCAAAATTGTTTATTAGTGGCGGGACGCCAAGAGGATGTGCATATTCTGTGCCACATCGGTCTTATAGAAACCATTGTGGAAGTGTTGAGGCGAAGCCGGGACAGAACCACGGGAGAGGCGTGTGTCAAATCGCTTTTGTTTATCGCCGAATACGGACCTTTGGCCGCCATGGTAACTTTGAGGGACTGTTATGTTATACGCGCCCTGATGAAATTCTGGGACTTGATATTACGCGAGAACGCACAGCGGTCGGTTCGGCCGGTAGCGCCCCTTGGGCTGATGATAGCCAGGATAGCCCAGTTGCTAGGGCAACCAGAAACAGTCCATTGCAGCTTGGTTGCTAAGCTGCCGCGGGAGAAAAGACTCACTTTGAAATGCACGGACttcaaaatgatcacttggtgcTCCTACGCCGAATGCGGCCGCTGTCAGAGGGACTTCAGAGAACGCTTCAAAGTGTGTTCCCTATGCAAAATCTGTCGGTACTGTTCCGAGAGCTGCCAAAAATTACACTGGGACGCCGGACACAAACAGGAATGCTTCCAAATAGGCACTCTACCTCGACATTTCACTGATACTACGGATGATTCCTGCGACGATGAATGTTATGACGATGATGCCGATGACAATGAGTGA
- the LOC139135765 gene encoding uncharacterized protein isoform X3, protein MWEKVSNKRRQAMTRFRFLRKTWPIRMLSIPSRSSPTRTNLPKVPYSREFSRNVEADDGNQDTTTEVLLDGKDDALPMASTSSYDPNSCQDPLLSDYDFYSSDPGEHVRAIFERLVGGLAEQKTVPVILDFLDTLSSSDLYCQVVQRLAEGGLEYCLSRLMDKWDQVFTEDTSRNDAEVEVLNVIRLLWTMGPYATVLRRISGLKEDLFPIFNELLQRGLRLLHRLENDDERMRQVILFEQPTISILQNCLLVAGRQEDVHILCHIGLIETIVEVLRRSRDRTTGEACVKSLLFIAEYGPLAAMVTLRDCYVIRALMKFWDLILRENAQRSVRPVAPLGLMIARIAQLLGQPETVHCSLVAKLPREKRLTLKCTDFKMITWCSYAECGRCQRDFRERFKVCSLCKICRYCSESCQKLHWDAGHKQECFQIGTLPRHFTDTTDDSCDDECYDDDADDNE, encoded by the coding sequence GTATGTTGTCCATACCGTCGAGAAGCAGTCCGACCCGGACTAACTTGCCGAAGGTACCATACTCGCGGGAATTCAGCAGAAATGTAGAAGCAGACGACGGTAACCAGGACACCACAACAGAGGTACTGCTGGACGGCAAAGACGATGCATTACCAATGGCGTCAACGAGTTCATATGACCCAAATAGTTGTCAAGACCCTCTGCTTTCGGACTACGATTTTTACTCCTCCGATCCCGGGGAACACGTCAGGGCGATCTTTGAACGCTTGGTCGGTGGTTTAGCGGAACAAAAGACGGTGCCGGTTATCCTTGACTTTTTGGATACGCTGTCCTCGTCAGACTTGTACTGTCAGGTCGTTCAGCGCCTCGCCGAAGGGGGCTTGGAATATTGCTTATCCCGACTCATGGACAAATGGGATCAAGTCTTTACTGAGGATACTTCAAGGAATGATGCCGAGGTTGAAGTATTGAATGTTATCAGGTTGCTATGGACGATGGGACCTTACGCAACGGTGTTGAGGAGGATTTCCGGACTCAAGGAGGACCTTTTTCCGATTTTCAACGAACTTTTACAGAGAGGTTTAAGGTTACTCCATCGATtggaaaatgatgatgaaaggATGAGACAAGTGATACTCTTCGAACAACCGACGATATCAATCTTGCAAAATTGTTTATTAGTGGCGGGACGCCAAGAGGATGTGCATATTCTGTGCCACATCGGTCTTATAGAAACCATTGTGGAAGTGTTGAGGCGAAGCCGGGACAGAACCACGGGAGAGGCGTGTGTCAAATCGCTTTTGTTTATCGCCGAATACGGACCTTTGGCCGCCATGGTAACTTTGAGGGACTGTTATGTTATACGCGCCCTGATGAAATTCTGGGACTTGATATTACGCGAGAACGCACAGCGGTCGGTTCGGCCGGTAGCGCCCCTTGGGCTGATGATAGCCAGGATAGCCCAGTTGCTAGGGCAACCAGAAACAGTCCATTGCAGCTTGGTTGCTAAGCTGCCGCGGGAGAAAAGACTCACTTTGAAATGCACGGACttcaaaatgatcacttggtgcTCCTACGCCGAATGCGGCCGCTGTCAGAGGGACTTCAGAGAACGCTTCAAAGTGTGTTCCCTATGCAAAATCTGTCGGTACTGTTCCGAGAGCTGCCAAAAATTACACTGGGACGCCGGACACAAACAGGAATGCTTCCAAATAGGCACTCTACCTCGACATTTCACTGATACTACGGATGATTCCTGCGACGATGAATGTTATGACGATGATGCCGATGACAATGAGTGA
- the LOC139135765 gene encoding uncharacterized protein isoform X4, which translates to METEGQICMLSIPSRSSPTRTNLPKVPYSREFSRNVEADDGNQDTTTEVLLDGKDDALPMASTSSYDPNSCQDPLLSDYDFYSSDPGEHVRAIFERLVGGLAEQKTVPVILDFLDTLSSSDLYCQVVQRLAEGGLEYCLSRLMDKWDQVFTEDTSRNDAEVEVLNVIRLLWTMGPYATVLRRISGLKEDLFPIFNELLQRGLRLLHRLENDDERMRQVILFEQPTISILQNCLLVAGRQEDVHILCHIGLIETIVEVLRRSRDRTTGEACVKSLLFIAEYGPLAAMVTLRDCYVIRALMKFWDLILRENAQRSVRPVAPLGLMIARIAQLLGQPETVHCSLVAKLPREKRLTLKCTDFKMITWCSYAECGRCQRDFRERFKVCSLCKICRYCSESCQKLHWDAGHKQECFQIGTLPRHFTDTTDDSCDDECYDDDADDNE; encoded by the coding sequence GTATGTTGTCCATACCGTCGAGAAGCAGTCCGACCCGGACTAACTTGCCGAAGGTACCATACTCGCGGGAATTCAGCAGAAATGTAGAAGCAGACGACGGTAACCAGGACACCACAACAGAGGTACTGCTGGACGGCAAAGACGATGCATTACCAATGGCGTCAACGAGTTCATATGACCCAAATAGTTGTCAAGACCCTCTGCTTTCGGACTACGATTTTTACTCCTCCGATCCCGGGGAACACGTCAGGGCGATCTTTGAACGCTTGGTCGGTGGTTTAGCGGAACAAAAGACGGTGCCGGTTATCCTTGACTTTTTGGATACGCTGTCCTCGTCAGACTTGTACTGTCAGGTCGTTCAGCGCCTCGCCGAAGGGGGCTTGGAATATTGCTTATCCCGACTCATGGACAAATGGGATCAAGTCTTTACTGAGGATACTTCAAGGAATGATGCCGAGGTTGAAGTATTGAATGTTATCAGGTTGCTATGGACGATGGGACCTTACGCAACGGTGTTGAGGAGGATTTCCGGACTCAAGGAGGACCTTTTTCCGATTTTCAACGAACTTTTACAGAGAGGTTTAAGGTTACTCCATCGATtggaaaatgatgatgaaaggATGAGACAAGTGATACTCTTCGAACAACCGACGATATCAATCTTGCAAAATTGTTTATTAGTGGCGGGACGCCAAGAGGATGTGCATATTCTGTGCCACATCGGTCTTATAGAAACCATTGTGGAAGTGTTGAGGCGAAGCCGGGACAGAACCACGGGAGAGGCGTGTGTCAAATCGCTTTTGTTTATCGCCGAATACGGACCTTTGGCCGCCATGGTAACTTTGAGGGACTGTTATGTTATACGCGCCCTGATGAAATTCTGGGACTTGATATTACGCGAGAACGCACAGCGGTCGGTTCGGCCGGTAGCGCCCCTTGGGCTGATGATAGCCAGGATAGCCCAGTTGCTAGGGCAACCAGAAACAGTCCATTGCAGCTTGGTTGCTAAGCTGCCGCGGGAGAAAAGACTCACTTTGAAATGCACGGACttcaaaatgatcacttggtgcTCCTACGCCGAATGCGGCCGCTGTCAGAGGGACTTCAGAGAACGCTTCAAAGTGTGTTCCCTATGCAAAATCTGTCGGTACTGTTCCGAGAGCTGCCAAAAATTACACTGGGACGCCGGACACAAACAGGAATGCTTCCAAATAGGCACTCTACCTCGACATTTCACTGATACTACGGATGATTCCTGCGACGATGAATGTTATGACGATGATGCCGATGACAATGAGTGA
- the LOC139135765 gene encoding uncharacterized protein isoform X6: MLSIPSRSSPTRTNLPKVPYSREFSRNVEADDGNQDTTTEVLLDGKDDALPMASTSSYDPNSCQDPLLSDYDFYSSDPGEHVRAIFERLVGGLAEQKTVPVILDFLDTLSSSDLYCQVVQRLAEGGLEYCLSRLMDKWDQVFTEDTSRNDAEVEVLNVIRLLWTMGPYATVLRRISGLKEDLFPIFNELLQRGLRLLHRLENDDERMRQVILFEQPTISILQNCLLVAGRQEDVHILCHIGLIETIVEVLRRSRDRTTGEACVKSLLFIAEYGPLAAMVTLRDCYVIRALMKFWDLILRENAQRSVRPVAPLGLMIARIAQLLGQPETVHCSLVAKLPREKRLTLKCTDFKMITWCSYAECGRCQRDFRERFKVCSLCKICRYCSESCQKLHWDAGHKQECFQIGTLPRHFTDTTDDSCDDECYDDDADDNE; encoded by the coding sequence ATGTTGTCCATACCGTCGAGAAGCAGTCCGACCCGGACTAACTTGCCGAAGGTACCATACTCGCGGGAATTCAGCAGAAATGTAGAAGCAGACGACGGTAACCAGGACACCACAACAGAGGTACTGCTGGACGGCAAAGACGATGCATTACCAATGGCGTCAACGAGTTCATATGACCCAAATAGTTGTCAAGACCCTCTGCTTTCGGACTACGATTTTTACTCCTCCGATCCCGGGGAACACGTCAGGGCGATCTTTGAACGCTTGGTCGGTGGTTTAGCGGAACAAAAGACGGTGCCGGTTATCCTTGACTTTTTGGATACGCTGTCCTCGTCAGACTTGTACTGTCAGGTCGTTCAGCGCCTCGCCGAAGGGGGCTTGGAATATTGCTTATCCCGACTCATGGACAAATGGGATCAAGTCTTTACTGAGGATACTTCAAGGAATGATGCCGAGGTTGAAGTATTGAATGTTATCAGGTTGCTATGGACGATGGGACCTTACGCAACGGTGTTGAGGAGGATTTCCGGACTCAAGGAGGACCTTTTTCCGATTTTCAACGAACTTTTACAGAGAGGTTTAAGGTTACTCCATCGATtggaaaatgatgatgaaaggATGAGACAAGTGATACTCTTCGAACAACCGACGATATCAATCTTGCAAAATTGTTTATTAGTGGCGGGACGCCAAGAGGATGTGCATATTCTGTGCCACATCGGTCTTATAGAAACCATTGTGGAAGTGTTGAGGCGAAGCCGGGACAGAACCACGGGAGAGGCGTGTGTCAAATCGCTTTTGTTTATCGCCGAATACGGACCTTTGGCCGCCATGGTAACTTTGAGGGACTGTTATGTTATACGCGCCCTGATGAAATTCTGGGACTTGATATTACGCGAGAACGCACAGCGGTCGGTTCGGCCGGTAGCGCCCCTTGGGCTGATGATAGCCAGGATAGCCCAGTTGCTAGGGCAACCAGAAACAGTCCATTGCAGCTTGGTTGCTAAGCTGCCGCGGGAGAAAAGACTCACTTTGAAATGCACGGACttcaaaatgatcacttggtgcTCCTACGCCGAATGCGGCCGCTGTCAGAGGGACTTCAGAGAACGCTTCAAAGTGTGTTCCCTATGCAAAATCTGTCGGTACTGTTCCGAGAGCTGCCAAAAATTACACTGGGACGCCGGACACAAACAGGAATGCTTCCAAATAGGCACTCTACCTCGACATTTCACTGATACTACGGATGATTCCTGCGACGATGAATGTTATGACGATGATGCCGATGACAATGAGTGA